Proteins co-encoded in one Dasypus novemcinctus isolate mDasNov1 chromosome 18, mDasNov1.1.hap2, whole genome shotgun sequence genomic window:
- the LOC101417663 gene encoding olfactory receptor 6Z7-like codes for MERSVELDNMTRVQEFVLLGLSTRMGIRSVLFANFLTFYLLTLLENTLIIYLIFSHSELRKPMYFFLGNLSCLEMCYVSVTMPSLLVGLWTGPCHVPFTACMTQLFFFISLVGTECILLASMAYDRYMAICRPLQYPLLMRPQVCLGLAMASWLGGLLVSVIKTACIASLSYCGPNVLNHFFCDVSPLLNLSCTHVSLTELVDFISAIVILWGSLLVTMASYVAIGRAVLRMPSGASHRKAFSTCTSHLVVVGIFYSATLFIYARPSRIEAMDLNKMLSVIYTVVTPMCNPIIYCLRNRDVQAALQKTLHWSCG; via the coding sequence ATGGAGAGGTCTGTGGAGTTGGACAATATGACCAGAGTCCAAGAGTTTGTCCTTCTGGGTTTGTCCACCAGGATGGGCATAAGAAGTGTCCTGTTTGCCAACTTCCTGACCTTCTACCTGTTGACCCTCTTGGAGAACACTCTCATCATCTACCTCATCTTTAGTCACAGTGAGCTGCGCAagcccatgtacttcttcctgggCAACTTGAGCTGCCTGGAGATGTGCTACGTGTCAGTGACCATGCCTAGCTTGCTCGTGGGGCTGTGGACTGGACCCTGCCATGTGCCCTTCACAGCCTGCATGACCCAACTCTTCTTCTTCATCTCCCTCGTTGGCACTGAGTGCATCCTGCTGGCctccatggcctatgaccgctacaTGGCCATCTGCCGCCCACTCCAATACCCACTGCTCATGCGGCCCCAGGTCTGCTTGGGCTTGGCCATGGCTTCTTGGCTTGGTGGGTTGCTCGTCTCAGTGATCAAAACAGCTTGCATTGCCAGCCTCTCCTACTGTGGCCCCAATGTCCTCAACCACTTCTTCTGTGATGTCTCCCCTCTGCTCAACCTGTCCTGCACCCACGTGTCCCTGACAGAGCTGGTAGACTTCATCTCTGCCATCGTCATCCTCTGGGGCTCCCTCCTTGTGACCATGGCCTCATATGTGGCCATTGGCAGGGCTGTGCTCCGCATGCCTTCAGGGGCTTCCCACCGGAAGGCCTTCTCCACCTGCACCTCCCATCTGGTTGTGGTGGGCATCTTCTACTCAGCCACTCTCTTCATCTATGCTCGCCCCAGCCGCATTGAAGCCATGGACCTCAACAAGATGCTGTCGGTCATCTACACGGTGGTCACGCCCATGTGCAACCCCATCATCTACTGCCTGCGGAACAGGGACGTCCAGGCAGCTCTTCAGAAAACCTTGCATTGGTCCTGTGGTTGA